One Vicinamibacteria bacterium DNA segment encodes these proteins:
- a CDS encoding inorganic diphosphatase, with translation MRVLAGGAIVAPWASSPDEETVIAPSHLVDAIPARNADGTVNAVVEIPAGTTAKFEVEPDSGELKWEYRDGVPRVVPFLGYPGNYGLIPSTLLPKSEGGDGYPLDVLVIGPALGRAEVSRVRVIGVLRLSDEGEIDDKLICVPLESELPSPFTALRDIADLERDYPTVPEILKLWFLGYDGPGVTEFRGWGGSGEAMELLRQAEAAYQRGEGAATTHH, from the coding sequence ATGCGTGTTCTGGCAGGGGGGGCCATCGTGGCGCCCTGGGCGTCTTCGCCCGATGAGGAGACGGTCATCGCGCCCTCCCACCTCGTCGACGCAATTCCCGCCCGGAACGCCGATGGAACCGTCAATGCCGTGGTCGAGATCCCCGCGGGAACCACGGCCAAGTTCGAAGTCGAGCCCGATAGCGGCGAGCTCAAGTGGGAATACCGGGACGGGGTTCCCCGTGTGGTTCCGTTTCTCGGATATCCGGGTAATTATGGCCTGATCCCCTCTACGCTCCTCCCGAAGAGTGAGGGGGGGGACGGCTATCCACTGGACGTCCTGGTGATCGGGCCGGCGTTGGGACGGGCGGAAGTCTCTCGAGTGCGGGTGATCGGGGTTCTTAGGCTTTCGGATGAAGGGGAAATCGACGACAAGCTCATCTGCGTTCCTTTGGAAAGTGAGCTACCGAGCCCCTTCACCGCTTTACGCGATATCGCCGATCTCGAACGCGACTACCCAACGGTTCCGGAGATACTGAAGCTTTGGTTTCTCGGCTACGATGGGCCCGGCGTCACCGAGTTTCGAGGTTGGGGAGGCTCGGGCGAGGCGATGGAGCTTCTTCGGCAGGCGGAGGCCGCGTACCAGCGCGGTGAAGGTGCTGCGACGACGCATCATTAA
- a CDS encoding PspC domain-containing protein, whose translation MMSDICPFCAEPVPVAAVICPHCRSHLHASIENEAYRNRPGRQIGGVAIGLSYSLGISVTLLRLLFIVFTFVSFIGPIVYVTMWLLLPNEPGGPAPLAGLLRSLDGEKGGDPSLLERGIQWLRRHLDRLQQWYRSKKGSTEEIS comes from the coding sequence ATGATGAGCGATATCTGTCCATTTTGCGCCGAGCCGGTTCCGGTGGCGGCTGTGATCTGCCCGCACTGCAGGAGCCATCTGCACGCCTCCATCGAGAACGAAGCCTATCGGAATCGGCCGGGGCGACAAATAGGCGGTGTCGCCATCGGACTGTCGTATTCGCTCGGCATCTCGGTCACTTTGTTGAGGCTCCTGTTCATCGTATTCACCTTCGTGAGCTTCATCGGTCCGATCGTCTACGTGACGATGTGGCTCCTGCTTCCTAACGAACCGGGCGGACCGGCCCCCCTCGCCGGATTGCTCCGCTCGCTCGATGGCGAGAAAGGGGGCGACCCCTCGCTTCTCGAGCGCGGTATCCAGTGGCTCCGTCGACATCTCGATAGACTCCAGCAATGGTACCGGTCGAAGAAAGGGTCGACGGAGGAGATCTCCTGA
- a CDS encoding sigma-70 family RNA polymerase sigma factor, producing the protein MVPVEERVDGGDLLSATSRSPSDEELARKMFAGDEKAAQHLVERYQRPLFGFLYRFSHNAADAEELFQETFLRAIRASVRYDTHRRFKPWIYTIALNLARDRANRLAHSANPELCRDDELPETDRRGHEADWISRADLLRALSTLPETHREVIVLKYFEGLEEAEIAEACEIPRGTVKSRLHHGLRKLRAALSREPT; encoded by the coding sequence ATGGTACCGGTCGAAGAAAGGGTCGACGGAGGAGATCTCCTGAGTGCAACCTCGCGCTCACCCTCGGACGAAGAGCTCGCCCGAAAGATGTTCGCGGGAGACGAGAAGGCAGCTCAACACCTCGTCGAGCGCTATCAGCGCCCTTTGTTCGGATTCTTGTACCGCTTCTCTCATAACGCCGCCGATGCCGAAGAGCTCTTCCAAGAAACGTTTCTGCGTGCCATTCGAGCGAGCGTTCGTTACGACACGCATCGACGGTTCAAGCCATGGATCTACACCATCGCGCTCAACCTGGCTCGTGACCGTGCCAACCGGCTCGCTCATAGCGCCAATCCGGAGCTTTGCCGAGACGACGAATTGCCCGAAACCGACCGGAGAGGTCACGAAGCGGATTGGATTTCGCGCGCCGATCTGCTCCGGGCGCTCTCGACCCTCCCTGAGACGCATCGTGAGGTAATCGTGCTGAAGTACTTCGAGGGCTTGGAAGAGGCCGAGATCGCAGAAGCCTGCGAGATTCCGCGAGGTACGGTGAAGAGCAGGCTTCATCACGGATTGCGAAAGCTTCGCGCCGCGTTGAGCCGAGAGCCGACATGA